A part of Variovorax sp. HW608 genomic DNA contains:
- a CDS encoding urease accessory protein UreD codes for MPWHAQLDLDYRLEQQRSTARFRHDGPLRILQSLYPEGDAVCHNVLVHPPGGLVGGDTLDIRVRAASGSHGLITTPGASRFYRSEGELARQRTELALEPGARLEWLPLEAICYSGCRAENRLTLRVAPGAELIGWDVTALGLPNAGKPFEHGTLQQHIEAPGVWLERGRIDASDLRLLQSPLGLAGHRCIASIFFVAGSPIARERREAALDAARSLIERHALQESAGVTSPHAEVIVLRALAPVVEPAMQLLRQVWMAWRGELWKLPGQPPRIWAM; via the coding sequence CGACCTCGACTATCGCCTCGAACAACAACGCAGCACTGCGCGATTCCGCCATGACGGCCCCTTGCGCATTCTCCAGAGCCTCTATCCGGAGGGCGACGCGGTGTGTCACAACGTGCTGGTCCATCCGCCGGGCGGGCTGGTCGGCGGCGACACGCTGGATATCCGCGTGCGCGCCGCGTCGGGGAGTCACGGGCTGATCACCACGCCCGGCGCAAGCCGCTTCTACCGTTCCGAAGGCGAGCTCGCGCGACAGCGCACCGAGCTCGCGCTCGAACCCGGTGCGCGCCTCGAATGGCTGCCGCTCGAAGCCATCTGCTACAGCGGCTGCCGCGCCGAGAACCGGCTGACCCTGCGCGTCGCGCCGGGCGCCGAGCTGATCGGCTGGGACGTGACCGCGCTCGGGCTGCCCAACGCCGGCAAGCCCTTCGAACACGGCACGCTGCAGCAGCACATCGAGGCGCCCGGCGTATGGCTGGAGCGCGGGCGCATAGATGCCAGCGATCTGCGGCTGCTGCAGAGTCCGCTCGGCCTCGCGGGGCATCGCTGCATCGCGTCGATCTTCTTCGTCGCCGGCTCGCCGATCGCGCGCGAGCGGCGCGAGGCGGCACTCGACGCGGCGCGCTCGCTGATCGAGCGCCATGCGCTGCAGGAAAGCGCGGGCGTCACCAGCCCGCACGCCGAGGTCATCGTGCTGCGCGCGCTCGCGCCGGTGGTCGAACCGGCGATGCAGCTGCTGCGCCAGGTCTGGATGGCCTGGCGCGGCGAACTCTGGAAGCTTCCCGGCCAGCCGCCGCGCATCTGGGCGATGTAG